The nucleotide window caCCATGTCAATATCAAGAGTttgaaaaggatttttccatcacttggtaacaagccaaggaaattataagaaaatgtcatatTTGTTCCTTGTAtaatcaaactccactacctgcaggaagtaacccaaacagtactcaaagaaatgaaatttggcaaatggacatATTTCATTTTgcagtttggaaaattaaaataggtACACcacaccatagatacatattcaggatttcaatgggcaactgctttgagttctgaaaaggctgattctgtaattacacatctaTTAGAAGTCACAGCTATAACATGTAGCATggatcttaaatggtcttattaataaaaagaaacccagagccagatattggggtgaatgatggaagatcagagaagcagaacaaaccacagcttcctcacctcaccaattcctcagctgatccaatttcctcatctggaatgaatctcagctgaagtgCTGCTAAAgtctaaaagcctaaaagcttaaccagctctagttcctggtttttcatgccttatatacctttctgccatcacttcctgggattaaaggtgtgagttaccatgcctggctgtttccagtgtggctttgaactcacagagatccagatggatctctgcctctggaatgctaggattaaaggcatgtgctaccactgcctaacctccacatttaatattatggctgttcttttctcagacccccagataaatttattgggtgcacaatatatcaaccacattaaTGGgtatacaaattaagactgacaatgctccagcatatatcTCTAGTAAATGAAACAgctttttttgcatattacaacataaagtaTATTATAGGTATATCACACAATCCTAGaagacaagcagttatagaatgATCTAATTGAACtctaaaagaaatgttaaataaatagaaaggggtaataaatacccctagaaatagattgcataatgctctattaactttaaattttctaaatactaacgagagacattggataatagaaaaaaaaaaaccctgaattaTATTAGCCTGTTTACTTTAAAggtgtgttgacctcagaatggaaaccaggattgTGTtatattggggaagaggtttttcttttgcttccacagacaaagaaaagatatatcatcaaaattaataaagattcaatttgaacaagagagacttcttGATCAGGAggggtgatagttcatcaaccatcATGACCACTCACTCTAAACTAACTAATAAAACTAAcatttcatttgatcagatataacttgccaaaagggaaactccccaaagttaggcttggggcaggttttggtttttgtctttcctagaaaaaaacaaacaaacaactatcTTGAGAAACTTAAAGACTTTTGGACAAATAAGCATCCATATAATAAAAGGAGCACTacctaaaaaaaaataccaagaaaaggaataatctgCCCTAAtgtgatctctgaagtctccaaaaagatgatggggccctacaatgatgattccacctgGACTATGGTAACACCACTGAGCTAACAAACACTACCTAAAGATCGGCTTTgcactacaaactgctcaggacaatttcatggtggctagctgagatggtccagcctcacagactactctatccAGAACTTGGGATAAGCCCtacactttctcattatgcagagactggacaacaaatgatacagctacctctcccaggacttgacaattgtCCCATTTtttaggatcccctaaagatgccatcaccctcagacatcaggaagtaattttaagaatatgatgcccacattcccaagatgtggggtgggtggtttttggtcattcagtaggTTATGGATATTTTTCATCATTTAGGgggttgttattggtaatgagcAGGAAAAatgctgaacaaaggagattagattcagagatctcaTTCTAAAAATGGGGGGAATAAAAGGTAGAttaatgaatctacttttaaaaagaaactactagttttaaatatttacattggcatggatttttgtatattgatacaaatttgaggttgttTTTGTTATACCGTATGTATGTTataaaaatgataggataaaaagtaaACTATTGAATCCAAAATGCAACtactagtttcttttctttttttttctgagacagggtttctctgtgtagttttggtgcctgtcctggatcttgctctgtagaccaggctggccttgaactcacagagatctgcctggctttgtctccctagtgctgggattaaaggcgtgcgccaccactgcccggcaccactactagtttcaaatattttacattgatatgaatttttgtatattgataaaaaaatTTTTGAGGGTAGTTCTCTAACTTTATTTGACTCAGCAGATTAGTTCTCATCCACATTGACTGTAGATTTTTGAGTGTGGTAACAGGTACATAAGTTACCAATGTGTAGAGCTTGTTTGGTGAGTCCTCATCCTCATTAGGTTTTCTGGACAAACTTACATGGATACGGTATGGAACATTCCTTATTCCTTTGGCCCAGATGGCTTTATTGAGCCCGGTATCAATGTGCACAACTAGAGTCCCCATCTCCTTCATGGCAAATGTCTGGATTTCTTTGAATGCCCTAGGGGCATGCTTCTTGAAGCCCATTCCATGGATGTCCTTGTGAATGTTGATAGTGTATATTTGGGTCACCACGTCGTTGATGGAAGAATAGCCCTTCTTCTCACCAACCTTCTTTGTGGGAGCCATCATCCTGGATCATAGATCCTCGGGTTAGCATAGGAACAAATCCCAGCAAGCCAGCCTGCCATGTGCGTAGAGAGGATGGAGCTGGATTTCAGTGCCAGGACCCTGCGGCCATACTTATTctatatattaatacaaatttaaggttattctgGTTAGAACATACATTACATATGTTTCTACtattgttcaagatattgtacccaTACAGCTCATCTAGTAATGCAATACAcatttctagtccttaaaagttatttttacaaattatttaggata belongs to Peromyscus eremicus chromosome 3, PerEre_H2_v1, whole genome shotgun sequence and includes:
- the LOC131906576 gene encoding large ribosomal subunit protein eL31-like; the encoded protein is MAPTKKVGEKKGYSSINDVVTQIYTINIHKDIHGMGFKKHAPRAFKEIQTFAMKEMGTLVVHIDTGLNKAIWAKGIRNVPYRIHVSLSRKPNEDEDSPNKLYTLVTYVPVTTLKNLQSMWMRTNLLSQIK